From Loxodonta africana isolate mLoxAfr1 unplaced genomic scaffold, mLoxAfr1.hap2 scaffold_33, whole genome shotgun sequence:
TCAtcgcccagagagatggatacatccctgtcatgtccagggcttccccacacctgggatttgatgttgtgactgagacttggtcttttttgtccactgttgagccTGGGCCTGAATTTCCCTCTTCACATCCATACCTGTGTTCTCGCTCTTCTCCCCAGGTTAAGaaccctctcctctcttttgcttctttcatctcagatggcctttttcttccagttctttgacctcgggacagaaCAGATTTGACCACGGAGGGGGGGGGGGAATTAACgagatttattgacgtgtcaagaactggaatgtacagctttatttaaaggagaagaaaaagttccaaagctctaccccttacccgaggacatactctacaagaaataccctgtaagcactggatcaactcttatccagaaatggttaacacccagggggatttttctacaccacctcccacttacattcccctaatgaggcaacaacaatgcatcctaatcagaaccccaaattcaccctaggagaccagaagacatggctggggtgaattcattttccttcaccgggccctcctctcctcctgccaagccttacctctttctctgcctgtatgctgctgggaagggacccagagtccttggtttagggctttatgcccactgctcacctgcaggcaggtttcctgacaccctgccatctctctgattctttctcctccaaagaactcactgatacccccttcaccatcacacctcaccagggtcccccttagcctcccaagtcccactgaaatcccattcccctttccctacttactctgtgctcatccttaggggtcccaagacctcaccatcaagatgaggcctgtcctgtcctctcctgggccaggggagcctctgaggggacctggtgtctgtgttcagctatctggggcttcttccttagGGCTGGAGGTCTTTGTGCCCTTAGGGTGGAAGGCTggtggtcacaggggaaggaggctaagatcttccaggggagctgggttaaacgaacctgaatggaggtctctcatGAAGGGCCctcgtttccagcccaaaggccctgctcctcctagtcccagggtgctagcaggtctttaggtccttccccctctggccttggtgctgcaccttctgcggcctggcctgcctctgcagcctgtccagctggtgcctcagcctcttcaattcttctctctgcttctccagctgctcctccaggcgcctgcagactgctctcatctccctcacctccctcttcttggaggccatcaggtaacgcctggccagcAGGTGGCAGCGTTGGGGCCTCCCCTGGACTGAGCCTGGCAGcggcctctccagcagctcttgaaagaagacccggcagctgaagctctggctcacaccatgcgccgcgtgcgcaaccagggcctcccgggactggAACAGGCGGccgcaggccacgcagcggaagccgcgctcacgggtcaccagccactccggggtggctgcgcgggggctctccccatgcttctccccttggtcggtggggtccgaagtacaggtctggggcccctcctgccagggctccagggtgctgaccagggactcagtgttggccagactgggggcagagccgatggtgctctcctcagagagctcagcctcaaagacctggggcatcttgcccacgggggcaaaggaggttttggtctgccaagcGACCGCCGCCCCCTTGACTGTGCGCAtctgggtgaaatatgcgcacctgacccattgtttctctgaagtagccctgtagctggaggagtgagaggtctgctcggtagaagatgaaggaaaagggcTCTCTGatgcttttggaatcttcctgggcctggaacttgggctttttgcttgggatgttgttgattcttgggcattttcctcttggatagagacctctgagaatagtagatttagttgagctttcagggtccttatcctcacctgtgaccccaaagctttggtcatagggacccctggaggcctctccatcaccatatcctccacctctgcagaccccatgctttctttcttcttccccagagacccaccaccctttgggggcactgctgtggaagacaaagtctccattgtaaggtggcactgtttatggtagttcattttttaagaaattatttttctttaattccacatttattgaattccaatgaatttgttccttcggaacttagaaatgacctcattcccctgaaacttcataataaatgtgtgacgtcattgaaagaagttttctatgagggtgattttcttagtaaatttggggtgtaaacgctcaaaggagagcaatgctcacctcttttcaacctcttttactgaaaggctgttttacggagaagttatacttaaagagaagaatgcgtatatttagttaagactcttacgtgtatacctctttcttgtacccttcttaaccaagctacagtaggggattaaagttgcttttctcggaatagaagcccttgtccttattagaggaactccttcagcgtgaggcagaaagagatatccgtatctgagaacctgatgccagaaacctcagacagacagcacacaaccaccttaactgggtgtgtctgggtgggttgcctatgtcaacctaaaggtctgtgtatgtttgtgaatatgtgggaaagactgtagacttcaggatccagaaagagatagagctaggtcatgtgtgttggatggagggaaagctccaaAGACAAGATCCAGAAACGGAACCTGCCAGCAGTGTGTTAGAGGggtacagagaccaaggagggagcaggaagCAGGGCTCAGCTACcaaagggcagaatggggcagcaacagaaaagacaaaggtggtacactagttggagaaaggatggagaactgggaatgatagcagaaactgaggttagctatagttggaatttgaaaattctttcttgctaggctttgaaaacatcatgctgattgaagaaagttagtcataaaaggacaactactgtatgatcttacttgtatgaaataagcaaatatatagaaaccgaagattattgggggttgccagctgtgacagggaggcgggaagggtctgaaatctttcactgtctcatctcatgctgtcattcttaatctctttatactctcaatactttttctttttaaatttataacatttctattacttaatcaccatataacttgagttttaaattcaaaaaaagagaaatgagtaagagaaggtgccactgtgcaatactttgtgtcagctaggcatcagggaaccagagtgacagaatgcacttcttctttgcggaaagcttgaggagagtcatggcagctacaa
This genomic window contains:
- the LOC111749182 gene encoding protein FAM170B-like, translated to MVMERPPGVPMTKALGSQVRIRTLKAQLNLLFSEVSIQEENAQESTTSQAKSPSSRPRKIPKASESPFPSSSTEQTSHSSSYRATSEKQWVRCAYFTQMRTVKGAAVAWQTKTSFAPVGKMPQVFEAELSEESTIGSAPSLANTESLVSTLEPWQEGPQTCTSDPTDQGEKHGESPRAATPEWLVTRERGFRCVACGRLFQSREALVAHAAHGVSQSFSCRVFFQELLERPLPGSVQGRPQRCHLLARRYLMASKKREVREMRAVCRRLEEQLEKQREELKRLRHQLDRLQRQARPQKVQHQGQRGKDLKTC